In the genome of Methylophaga nitratireducenticrescens, one region contains:
- the ileS gene encoding isoleucine--tRNA ligase, with amino-acid sequence MADYKQTLNLPATDFPMKAGLPNREPVMLKRWQEQDLYQQLRQKNQNKPKFILHDGPPYANGEIHIGHAVNKILKDIILKSKTLSGFDTPYVPGWDCHGLPIELNVEKKVGKPGVKVSPAEFRQACREYAAKQVDGQREDFKRLGVLADWDNPYLTMDFQFEADIIRTLGEIIENGHLHKGVKPVHWCVDCGSALAEAEVEYEDKTSPAIDVRFPLVDVAAFDKACPNNGSGAVSIAIWTTTPWTLPANQAVCLHPELDYVVVQCDNERLVLAEALYEKALERYQLTGEVIARCKGAMLEGLQLQHPFYDRKVPVILGDHVTTDAGTGAVHTAPGHGQDDYIVGLKYKLEVDNPVGGNGVFLPDTPVFAGESVFKANPQVIDLLKEKSALLCHIDIRHSYPHCWRHKTPIIFRATPQWFVSMNQNGLRDQAMQAIATTKWMPDWGQKRIENMVSGRPDWCISRQRTWGVPIPLFVHQQSGELHPDSLALIEKVALAVEQQGIDAWFDMDASDLIGADAENYFKVTDTLDVWFDSGVSHACVLTRRDDLQRPADLYLEGSDQHRGWFQSSLLTSVATTGKAPYKAVLTHGFTVDAEGKKMSKSKGNTVSPQKVVNNLGADIIRLWVAATDYSAEMTVSDEILKRTADSYRRIRNTARYLLSNLNDFDPASNLVVTEKLLPLDRWVLDRAYHLQLEILAAYESYQFHLIYQKVHNFCANELGSAYLDITKDRQYTMPADSLGRRSSQTAMYHILEALSRWIAPILSFTADELWEFIPGQRNASVLLNDWYQSLEPLSQDSALSMADWQQLFSVREAVAKELENKRNQGEVKGGLTAEVNLYAEDKLLEVLNKVGDELKFVLITSSAKRFVMADKPERAIHTSLTDLAVDIQASANARCERCWHQTEDVGSHTDHPELCGRCVENVDGDGETRRFA; translated from the coding sequence GTGGCCGACTACAAACAGACTTTAAATCTTCCTGCGACTGACTTTCCGATGAAAGCCGGCTTGCCCAATCGTGAGCCAGTAATGTTAAAGCGTTGGCAGGAGCAAGACCTTTATCAGCAGTTGCGGCAAAAAAATCAAAATAAACCCAAATTCATTCTGCATGATGGACCTCCATATGCCAATGGTGAAATCCATATCGGCCATGCCGTCAATAAAATCCTCAAGGATATTATTCTTAAATCCAAAACCCTTAGTGGCTTTGATACACCTTATGTTCCCGGCTGGGATTGTCATGGTCTGCCGATTGAATTAAATGTCGAGAAAAAAGTCGGCAAACCCGGCGTTAAAGTCAGCCCGGCAGAGTTTCGTCAGGCTTGTCGTGAATATGCAGCCAAACAGGTTGATGGGCAACGAGAAGATTTCAAACGTCTGGGTGTATTGGCTGATTGGGATAATCCGTATCTGACCATGGATTTTCAGTTTGAGGCTGACATTATTCGCACACTGGGCGAAATCATTGAAAACGGTCATCTGCATAAAGGTGTTAAACCGGTGCATTGGTGTGTGGATTGTGGTTCCGCTTTGGCTGAAGCCGAAGTCGAATATGAGGATAAAACGTCACCGGCCATTGATGTTCGTTTTCCTTTGGTCGATGTCGCTGCATTTGATAAAGCCTGTCCAAACAATGGCTCTGGTGCTGTCAGTATTGCCATCTGGACCACTACGCCTTGGACACTGCCTGCCAATCAGGCCGTTTGTTTACATCCTGAGTTAGATTATGTTGTGGTGCAATGTGATAACGAGCGTTTGGTGCTTGCTGAAGCGCTCTATGAAAAAGCACTGGAACGTTATCAATTGACCGGTGAAGTGATTGCCCGCTGTAAAGGCGCAATGCTGGAAGGTTTACAGTTGCAACATCCGTTTTATGATCGCAAGGTACCGGTTATTCTGGGTGATCATGTCACCACTGATGCCGGTACCGGCGCGGTGCATACGGCGCCTGGACATGGTCAGGATGATTATATTGTCGGTTTGAAATATAAACTGGAAGTGGATAACCCGGTAGGGGGCAATGGTGTGTTTTTACCTGATACCCCAGTGTTTGCCGGTGAGTCGGTGTTTAAGGCCAATCCACAGGTCATTGATTTATTAAAAGAAAAATCGGCATTACTCTGCCATATCGATATCCGTCACAGCTACCCGCATTGCTGGCGGCATAAAACGCCGATTATTTTCCGTGCTACACCTCAGTGGTTTGTCAGCATGAATCAAAATGGTCTGCGTGATCAGGCCATGCAGGCGATTGCTACAACCAAATGGATGCCGGACTGGGGGCAGAAACGAATTGAAAATATGGTGTCAGGTCGTCCGGATTGGTGTATTTCCCGCCAACGGACCTGGGGTGTACCGATTCCGTTATTTGTTCATCAGCAGAGTGGTGAATTGCATCCTGATTCACTGGCTTTAATCGAAAAAGTTGCCTTGGCTGTTGAACAGCAGGGTATTGATGCCTGGTTTGATATGGATGCCAGCGATCTGATTGGTGCAGATGCAGAAAATTATTTCAAAGTCACCGATACGCTGGATGTCTGGTTTGATTCCGGGGTGTCACATGCCTGCGTATTAACCCGGCGCGATGATTTGCAACGTCCTGCAGATTTGTATCTTGAAGGCAGTGATCAGCACCGTGGCTGGTTCCAGTCATCATTACTGACCTCAGTTGCCACTACCGGTAAAGCACCTTACAAAGCGGTGCTGACTCACGGGTTTACCGTGGATGCCGAAGGCAAGAAAATGTCCAAATCCAAGGGCAATACAGTATCACCGCAAAAAGTGGTCAATAATCTGGGTGCCGATATTATCCGTCTCTGGGTAGCGGCTACTGATTACAGTGCTGAAATGACGGTATCGGATGAAATTCTGAAACGCACAGCGGACTCATATCGCCGTATTCGTAATACCGCACGGTATTTATTATCGAACCTGAATGATTTTGATCCTGCCTCCAATCTGGTCGTAACCGAAAAGTTATTACCACTGGATCGCTGGGTACTGGATCGTGCCTATCATCTGCAGCTGGAAATCCTGGCGGCCTATGAAAGTTATCAGTTCCATCTGATTTATCAGAAAGTACATAACTTCTGTGCCAATGAGCTGGGCAGTGCCTATCTGGATATCACCAAAGACCGGCAGTACACGATGCCAGCTGACAGCCTTGGACGCCGTTCATCGCAAACAGCGATGTACCATATCCTTGAAGCATTAAGCCGTTGGATTGCTCCAATACTGAGTTTCACTGCTGATGAGCTTTGGGAATTTATTCCGGGTCAGCGTAATGCGTCGGTGTTATTGAATGACTGGTATCAATCTCTGGAACCCTTATCTCAGGACAGTGCTTTGTCGATGGCTGATTGGCAGCAGTTGTTTTCTGTACGTGAAGCTGTAGCAAAAGAGTTGGAAAACAAACGTAATCAGGGTGAAGTTAAAGGTGGTTTAACTGCTGAGGTTAATCTGTATGCAGAAGATAAGTTGCTGGAAGTATTAAATAAAGTTGGCGATGAGTTGAAGTTCGTATTGATTACATCTTCGGCCAAGCGCTTTGTAATGGCAGATAAACCGGAAAGGGCTATTCATACCAGTTTGACGGACCTGGCGGTCGATATTCAAGCTTCTGCAAATGCCCGTTGCGAACGTTGCTGGCACCAGACGGAAGATGTAGGCAGCCATACCGACCACCCCGAGTTATGTGGTCGTTGTGTTGAAAACGTAGATGGCGATGGCGAAACTCGCCGTTTTGCCTGA
- a CDS encoding CBS domain-containing protein, giving the protein MKVRLITKNKGKPVIGLTPTDSLDKAVRLMMEHRIGSLVVTDNGALVGILSERDLLNVLHQKHAMWEPKTAADAMTPNPYTCDPDNTLEEVMNMMVEHNIRHLPVVYKGRLEGMLSITDIVEELLKKAKFENKLLKNYIQNWPDAEHDD; this is encoded by the coding sequence ATGAAAGTCAGACTCATTACCAAAAACAAAGGTAAGCCGGTTATCGGCCTGACACCAACAGATTCCCTGGACAAAGCTGTCCGTTTAATGATGGAGCATCGTATAGGTTCTCTGGTTGTGACGGACAATGGGGCTTTGGTAGGTATTCTGTCGGAACGCGACTTGCTAAATGTTTTGCACCAGAAGCATGCCATGTGGGAGCCGAAAACTGCTGCAGATGCAATGACTCCTAATCCTTATACCTGCGATCCTGATAATACGCTGGAAGAGGTAATGAATATGATGGTTGAGCATAATATTCGCCATTTACCAGTGGTCTATAAAGGTCGTCTTGAAGGCATGTTATCGATTACTGATATTGTGGAAGAGTTGCTGAAAAAAGCGAAGTTTGAAAATAAATTATTGAAGAATTATATACAGAACTGGCCAGATGCTGAACATGATGATTAG
- the lspA gene encoding signal peptidase II, which translates to MLKWLWVSALVIVLDQLTKVVMANWLELYQTVAVMPYFNFTLAHNSGAAFSFLAGAGGWQRWFFIGLALSVSIVLTIWLSRLKAQAKVEAIAIALIIGGAIGNVIDRFIYGYVIDFVDIYVGSYHWPAFNIADAAICIGAVLLIVDSFRKPAEQK; encoded by the coding sequence ATGTTGAAGTGGTTATGGGTTAGCGCTCTGGTTATCGTGCTGGATCAGCTGACCAAAGTTGTCATGGCAAACTGGCTGGAGCTTTATCAAACCGTCGCCGTGATGCCGTATTTCAATTTCACTTTGGCACATAATAGTGGAGCGGCATTCAGTTTTCTGGCGGGTGCCGGTGGCTGGCAACGTTGGTTCTTTATTGGTCTGGCGCTCTCCGTTTCAATAGTGTTAACCATTTGGCTGTCACGTTTGAAAGCGCAGGCAAAAGTCGAAGCGATAGCGATTGCATTGATTATTGGCGGCGCCATCGGCAATGTTATTGATCGATTTATCTATGGCTATGTTATTGATTTTGTAGACATCTATGTTGGAAGTTACCACTGGCCAGCCTTTAATATAGCCGATGCGGCAATCTGTATCGGCGCCGTATTATTGATAGTGGATAGTTTCAGAAAACCAGCGGAGCAAAAATGA
- a CDS encoding peptide chain release factor 3 translates to MANADFLNEINKRRTFAIISHPDAGKTTLTEKLLLFGGAIQMAGSVKSRKTDKHATSDWMEMEKERGISVTSSVMQFPYKDRIVNLLDTPGHADFSEDTYRTLTAVDSALMVIDSAKGVEERTIKLMEVCRLRDTPILTFINKLDREGRDPLDLLSEVENILNIRCAPITWPIGMGKGFKGIFHLYNDNIRLFEAHGKDADAGEVIQGLNNPRLDELFGSMAEELREEIELVRGASDQFDLDAFLSGQMTPVFFGSAMNNFGVTELMDAYVEYAPAPQPRETKTRTVVAEEDNFSGFVFKIQANMDPKHRDRIAFMRVCSGHYTKGMKLRQTRIGKDVTIANAVTFMAAEREQAEEAWPGDILGLHNHGTIQIGDTFTQGEDLQFTGIPYFAPELFRRVRLKDPLKNKALLKGLQQLSEEGATQLFRPLDNNDLILGAVGVLQFDVVVHRLKGEYGVECAYEPVQVHTARWVYCDDVKKLEEFKRKASMNLALDGADNLTYIAPTRVNLELTMERWPEIEFRSTREHL, encoded by the coding sequence ATGGCAAACGCCGATTTTCTTAATGAAATCAATAAGCGAAGGACTTTCGCTATCATCTCGCATCCTGATGCCGGTAAAACCACCCTGACTGAAAAACTGTTGTTATTTGGGGGTGCTATTCAGATGGCTGGTAGCGTGAAATCACGCAAAACCGATAAGCATGCCACCTCTGACTGGATGGAAATGGAGAAGGAGCGGGGTATCTCCGTGACCTCTTCAGTGATGCAGTTTCCCTATAAAGACCGCATCGTAAATCTGTTGGACACACCAGGCCATGCTGATTTTTCTGAGGATACCTATCGCACACTGACAGCAGTGGATTCCGCATTAATGGTCATCGATAGTGCCAAAGGTGTCGAAGAACGTACCATTAAATTAATGGAAGTTTGCCGTCTACGCGATACGCCAATCCTGACTTTTATCAATAAACTAGATCGGGAAGGCCGAGACCCTTTGGATTTGCTTAGCGAAGTTGAAAATATACTGAATATCCGCTGTGCACCAATTACCTGGCCAATTGGTATGGGAAAAGGCTTTAAGGGAATTTTTCATCTTTACAATGACAATATTCGCTTGTTCGAAGCGCATGGCAAAGATGCCGATGCAGGGGAAGTAATTCAAGGTTTGAATAACCCGCGTCTGGATGAACTATTCGGATCAATGGCCGAAGAATTGCGTGAAGAAATTGAACTGGTTCGTGGTGCCAGTGATCAATTTGATTTGGATGCCTTTTTGTCTGGACAAATGACACCAGTGTTTTTTGGATCGGCAATGAATAACTTTGGGGTCACAGAGTTAATGGACGCCTATGTGGAGTATGCACCGGCTCCTCAGCCTCGTGAAACCAAAACTCGTACTGTAGTGGCCGAAGAAGACAATTTCAGCGGGTTTGTATTTAAAATCCAGGCCAATATGGATCCTAAGCACCGTGATCGCATTGCCTTTATGCGTGTCTGTAGCGGTCATTACACCAAAGGCATGAAACTGCGTCAGACCCGAATTGGCAAAGATGTGACGATTGCTAATGCTGTCACCTTTATGGCGGCTGAGCGTGAACAGGCGGAAGAAGCCTGGCCGGGCGATATTCTCGGTTTGCATAATCATGGCACCATCCAGATTGGCGATACCTTTACACAGGGAGAAGATTTACAGTTCACCGGTATTCCGTACTTTGCACCGGAGTTGTTCCGTCGAGTTCGTTTAAAGGATCCATTAAAAAACAAAGCCTTATTAAAAGGCTTGCAACAGCTTAGTGAAGAAGGCGCTACCCAGTTGTTCCGTCCATTGGATAACAACGATCTGATACTCGGTGCTGTGGGTGTGTTGCAGTTTGACGTGGTCGTTCATCGGTTAAAAGGCGAGTATGGCGTTGAATGCGCATATGAACCAGTTCAGGTACATACGGCGCGGTGGGTGTATTGTGATGATGTGAAAAAGCTGGAGGAGTTCAAGCGTAAAGCGTCAATGAACCTGGCACTGGATGGGGCAGATAACCTGACTTACATTGCTCCGACACGGGTCAATCTGGAACTGACAATGGAACGCTGGCCGGAAATTGAGTTCCGTTCGACTCGTGAACATCTTTAA
- a CDS encoding DUF3579 domain-containing protein, producing MTATEKVIIKGFTKDGDKFRPSDWAERLCGAVASYGPGRRIIFHPQVKLASLEATRCVVIDAQLEEDDPMLFEFLLEFADDNQLQVEKVAELPES from the coding sequence ATGACTGCAACGGAAAAAGTGATCATTAAAGGCTTCACCAAAGACGGCGATAAATTTCGCCCCAGTGACTGGGCAGAACGACTGTGTGGCGCAGTAGCCAGTTATGGCCCGGGGAGAAGAATCATTTTTCATCCACAGGTTAAACTTGCCTCACTGGAAGCAACAAGGTGTGTGGTAATTGATGCTCAGCTTGAAGAAGATGATCCCATGTTATTCGAGTTTCTTCTCGAATTTGCCGACGATAATCAATTACAAGTTGAAAAAGTGGCTGAGTTACCCGAATCCTAA